A genomic stretch from Dehalococcoidia bacterium includes:
- a CDS encoding YlxR family protein, protein MVKSKRIPLRTCVSCGLKTAKRELLRIVSPPEGKVTVDQGGKLNGRGAYLCMECRAAPESLRRGRLEHSLKTRIGEGEWNNLLNTVAIASVTESVD, encoded by the coding sequence ATGGTAAAGAGCAAACGCATTCCTCTAAGAACCTGTGTGTCCTGTGGGCTGAAGACCGCGAAAAGGGAATTGCTGCGAATCGTGTCGCCGCCTGAAGGTAAGGTCACAGTCGACCAGGGTGGCAAGCTCAATGGGCGCGGGGCCTACCTCTGCATGGAGTGCAGAGCCGCCCCTGAGTCACTGAGGCGCGGCAGGCTGGAACACTCGCTAAAGACCAGGATTGGCGAGGGCGAGTGGAATAACCTGTTGAACACAGTGGCAATCGCGTCCGTAACAGAATCTGTAGACTAA
- the infB gene encoding translation initiation factor IF-2: protein MTTEQAQSNQQGSAVREHSLEEISTAIRLQGLEPLDIPAAVTVADLSSVMEVGAVEVIKELMRNGYMFTINDVIEHDIASLVAPAFGFGVLPLDAESQVDSGSTSLVISPDEEEDQEALRPRPPVITILGHVDHGKTTLLDKIRNANVVEGEAGGITQHIGAYQIDRNGTTVTFIDTPGHEAFTAMRARGAQVTDIAVLIVAADDGIMPQTIEAIDHARAADVPIVVAINKVDLPNADTERVKRQLAEQNLLIEEWGGDIISVPMSALQGEGVDDLVDNLVVLSEVSEFQANPERYALGVVVDARRDKSRGSVATLLIQTGTLEVGDNIVIGGIRGKVRAMFDPNGERIESAGPSTPVEILGLSDLPEAGELFEVAEDEREARQLVTEYERDMRRERQSGPTLDDVHTRIQLGEVKALNLILKTDVQGTVEPVRGALERLNTDETRVNIVHIASGGITESDILLAVASQAIIIGFNSPPEQGAQALANQEGVEIRNYDVIYHMTEDIALALTGMLEPVYRDVLEGRATVRAVFTLGRSIKVGGIYVNDGRIARGAKLRVLRNGDLIAEGPISSLRHFQDDVREVATGFEGGVTLDRFNGWEIDDVIEAYRSEQVR, encoded by the coding sequence ATGACAACCGAACAGGCACAGTCTAACCAGCAGGGATCAGCAGTTCGAGAACACAGTCTCGAAGAGATCTCCACGGCCATCAGGCTTCAGGGACTCGAGCCTCTGGACATCCCGGCTGCGGTCACCGTTGCTGACCTGTCCTCCGTGATGGAGGTAGGTGCCGTTGAGGTCATCAAAGAGTTGATGCGCAACGGCTATATGTTCACGATTAACGACGTGATCGAGCACGATATTGCATCCCTGGTAGCCCCAGCCTTTGGATTTGGAGTGCTTCCCCTTGATGCCGAGTCCCAGGTGGATAGCGGCTCTACTTCTCTGGTCATCTCTCCGGATGAGGAAGAGGACCAGGAGGCGCTACGCCCAAGACCACCAGTGATTACAATTCTGGGTCACGTCGACCACGGTAAGACTACTCTCCTGGACAAAATCAGAAACGCCAACGTGGTGGAGGGGGAGGCAGGGGGAATAACCCAGCACATAGGCGCGTATCAGATCGATCGCAACGGGACCACGGTCACCTTCATAGACACACCAGGGCATGAGGCATTTACTGCGATGCGGGCCCGAGGCGCACAGGTCACGGACATTGCAGTACTGATCGTTGCTGCCGACGATGGCATCATGCCCCAGACAATCGAGGCCATCGACCACGCCAGGGCAGCCGATGTTCCTATTGTCGTGGCCATAAATAAGGTCGATCTACCCAATGCCGACACTGAACGCGTAAAGAGACAGCTTGCTGAACAGAACCTGCTGATCGAGGAGTGGGGGGGCGACATTATTTCGGTGCCGATGTCGGCACTGCAAGGTGAAGGCGTCGATGACCTCGTAGACAACCTGGTTGTACTCTCAGAGGTAAGTGAATTTCAGGCCAATCCTGAAAGGTATGCACTGGGAGTCGTAGTCGACGCACGTCGTGACAAGAGCAGGGGCAGCGTAGCCACGCTTCTCATACAGACCGGTACTCTCGAGGTTGGCGACAATATCGTCATCGGAGGAATCAGGGGCAAGGTCAGGGCAATGTTCGACCCCAATGGCGAACGAATCGAGTCCGCTGGACCTTCAACCCCCGTTGAGATTCTGGGCCTTAGTGATCTTCCTGAAGCTGGTGAACTCTTTGAAGTTGCCGAGGACGAGCGTGAGGCACGGCAGCTGGTAACCGAGTACGAACGGGACATGCGAAGGGAACGCCAGTCAGGACCTACGCTGGATGACGTTCACACACGCATCCAGTTGGGCGAGGTCAAGGCGCTCAACCTGATTTTAAAGACAGACGTCCAGGGCACAGTCGAGCCCGTAAGGGGAGCATTGGAGCGCCTGAACACGGACGAAACGCGCGTCAATATTGTTCACATCGCCAGCGGCGGAATCACCGAAAGCGACATACTGCTCGCGGTAGCGTCCCAGGCGATCATCATTGGCTTTAACAGCCCACCGGAACAGGGTGCCCAGGCGCTTGCCAACCAGGAGGGCGTGGAGATACGCAACTACGACGTCATCTACCACATGACCGAAGATATCGCTCTGGCGCTTACTGGAATGCTTGAGCCAGTGTACAGGGACGTGCTCGAGGGCAGGGCAACTGTCAGAGCAGTCTTTACACTCGGGAGGTCCATCAAGGTCGGCGGCATTTACGTCAATGACGGCAGAATAGCTCGTGGTGCCAAGTTGCGGGTCCTACGCAACGGTGATCTAATCGCTGAAGGCCCCATCTCGAGCTTGCGCCACTTCCAGGATGACGTACGTGAGGTAGCGACCGGATTCGAGGGTGGAGTCACCTTAGATCGCTTCAATGGCTGGGAGATCGACGACGTCATAGAGGCGTATCGCTCCGAGCAGGTGAGATAA
- the truB gene encoding tRNA pseudouridine(55) synthase TruB, giving the protein MTDRPPSGILNVDKPYGMTSMEVVRRVKRALGVKKGVGHGGTLDPIATGVIPVCIGQATRVMEFLLDSSKEYTCGIHMGVTTDTYDAMGDIAADRDASHVTRQAIESALEDFQGEIAQVPPMYSALKRQGRRLYDLAREGVKVELDSRPVVVHEIYLTEWVPPVATVNIVCGKGFYVRSLAHDLGNALGCGGHMKSLVRRRTGPFHIDDAVSLEDAQREIESGRTADWLIGPDSVLESMPAIIVGQQHQSAIRNGRALPPGVGPSTEPGSGRIRAYGTDGAFVAIMRFDAKLRQWRPDKVFNS; this is encoded by the coding sequence ATGACGGACAGGCCGCCTTCGGGCATCCTCAACGTAGACAAACCCTATGGAATGACCTCGATGGAGGTCGTTCGGCGCGTCAAGCGTGCCCTGGGTGTCAAGAAGGGCGTCGGACATGGCGGGACCCTCGATCCAATAGCCACGGGGGTTATACCTGTTTGCATTGGACAGGCAACGCGAGTCATGGAGTTTCTGCTCGACAGCTCGAAAGAGTACACGTGTGGTATTCACATGGGAGTGACCACGGACACCTATGACGCGATGGGCGACATTGCCGCTGATCGAGATGCCTCCCACGTCACACGCCAGGCGATAGAGTCGGCACTTGAAGACTTCCAGGGTGAGATCGCCCAGGTCCCACCCATGTACAGCGCGCTGAAGAGGCAGGGCAGGCGACTCTATGATCTCGCCAGGGAAGGTGTCAAGGTCGAGCTTGACTCCAGGCCAGTAGTCGTCCACGAAATCTATCTTACGGAGTGGGTCCCTCCAGTTGCCACGGTGAACATCGTGTGTGGAAAGGGGTTCTACGTTCGTTCACTCGCCCACGATCTCGGGAACGCGCTCGGATGTGGAGGTCACATGAAGTCGCTGGTCCGCCGCAGGACGGGGCCTTTTCACATTGACGATGCAGTCTCACTAGAGGATGCTCAGCGGGAGATAGAGTCCGGTCGTACGGCTGATTGGCTGATTGGCCCGGATAGTGTCCTCGAGTCGATGCCGGCAATAATCGTCGGCCAACAACACCAGTCTGCAATACGCAATGGCAGAGCACTACCCCCAGGCGTTGGGCCTTCAACTGAACCGGGCTCAGGGCGCATCAGAGCCTACGGTACGGACGGCGCCTTCGTTGCCATAATGCGATTCGACGCCAAGCTTCGACAGTGGCGGCCCGACAAGGTGTTCAACAGTTAA
- the rbfA gene encoding 30S ribosome-binding factor RbfA — MSRRIERLNSLIRRDLSELIRNEVRDPRVAVEMSVTRVDTSADIQHAKVYVSVYGNLREKEDAIAGLEDASGFIRRQLRGRLETRNVPLLRFVLDETLDEGNEMLRLLDSLTDQIPPESDSAQPI, encoded by the coding sequence ATGTCCAGGAGAATCGAGCGTCTAAACTCCCTGATTCGACGTGATCTCAGCGAACTGATCCGGAACGAGGTCAGAGACCCTCGGGTCGCCGTTGAGATGAGCGTTACCCGTGTGGACACGTCAGCCGATATTCAGCACGCTAAGGTGTACGTGAGCGTCTACGGTAACCTGCGCGAGAAAGAGGACGCTATCGCAGGCCTGGAAGATGCCTCCGGTTTCATCCGACGGCAGCTCAGGGGCAGGCTGGAGACCCGCAACGTCCCTCTGCTCAGGTTTGTCCTAGACGAAACTCTCGACGAGGGGAATGAAATGCTTCGCCTCCTCGATAGCCTTACTGACCAGATCCCTCCCGAATCGGACTCAGCCCAGCCCATATGA